The Armatimonadota bacterium genomic sequence CCCTTTCCTTCGCCAGGGGATGCCCCCTGGCGAGGGTATCGGGTATTAGCCCCGGTTTCCCGAGGTTATCCCCGTCTTCGGGGCAGGTTGCCCACGTGTTACTCACCCGTTCGCCGCTAGAGTTGGACCCGGGAGCAAGCTCCCGAACAACCCTCGCTCGACTTGCATGTTTGAGGCACGCCGCCAGCGTTCGTCCTGAGCCAGGATCAAACTCTCCGTTGGCACACCGTAGATGTGGCTCGAACCTTACCGCTCGTTCCTGCCACTATTCGGTTTTCAAGGTCCGCCGGATCGCCGGCTACGTCCCGCCGGCAAAAACTTATCTTACCACCGACCCCGCTTTCCGTCAACCGAAGGCCACACCGCGGCTTTGGGCCGAAGCCCGCACCAGATGGGCATTTGCGCTGCGTCGGTTGTCGGCGTGATGGGGTTTTCAAACTGCTCTGCGCGCTGCACCGCAAGCGCGGCCGTCCACGCAGCCAAACGCTATCCTACCATGGGACCGGGGCCTGTCAAGCGCCTGCGGGGTCATCTGCGCGACGGCGCTGGGCTCCGGAGGTGGGTGTGGGCACCGCCTGGGTCGCCGCGTTCGTTCTCGCCGCCGCCTTCTCCCTCGCCGCGCGGCGCGCCGGTGCGCTGTCCGCAAGCGGGGCGGCAGCGGCCGCGGCGGTGGGGACCCTCGTCGCAGCCTCCGGTCGGGTGTCGTGGGCGGCGGTGCTCTTGTTCTTCTTCCTGTCGGCTTCTGCGCTGACCGCTCTGCCCGGAGGTCGGAGCCGGGATGCAGGCGGCCGCAACGCCCGGCAGGTGGTGGCCAACGGTGGAGTGGCCGCCGTCGCTGCGGTGCTCCACCTAGCTGGCGTCCCCTGGGCGGCAGGGGCGTTCTGCGGTGCGCTGGGGGCGGCGTGCGCCGACACGTGGGCGACGGAGGTCGGCGTGCGGTACGGCGGGCCGCCACGCCGCCTCTTCGGCGGGAGCGCGTCTGTGGGCGACTCCGGGGCGGTGAGCGCTGTGGGAACGGCCGCGGGCGTCGCCGGTGCGGTGGCGGTCGGTTTCCTGGCGGCCGCGTTCGAGATGGCCCCGCTCGGTGCGGTCGCCCTGGCGGGAGTGTCCGGGATGCTCGCAGACAGCGCGCTGGGCGCGACGGCTCAGGCGACCTTTCGCTGTCCGAGCTGCGCCGCGCAGGGAGAGGCTCGGCGGTGCGGGTGCGGGCAGCAGCGCGTCGCGTGCGCCGGAATCCGGTGGGTGGACAACGACGCGGTGAACCTAGCGGCCACGTCGTGCGGCGGGCTGGTGGCGGTCCTCCTGTCTTGACCCGTGTGGGTCACCGATCCGCGGCCGCATACCTGTGGGGATTGCGCCGTGCCCACTCCCGGTACAGCCCCGGAAAGACCCGGGCGTACAGGTCCGGGCGCAGCAGTTCGGCAGGCGGCGCGCGGCGGCGCAGGCGTCGGAGCGCGTCGAGGTCGAGGGCACCGACCACGACCTCCTCCCGGTCGTGGGTCACGGCCTCCGCGACCACACCGGATCCGTCGGGCGTGCACTCCAACGGGGCGAACAGCGCCGACCGTCCGGTCAACGGCATCCCGAAGACCCGGCCGACCAGGCAGGCGTGGACGGTGTAGACCCAGCTCTCCTGAGTTCGGGGCCAGGGGCCGCGCCGCGCCTTCCAGGGATTGTACGGCTGGGGGTCGGCGGTGGGCACGCACACGATCTCCGCGCCCTGCAGCGCCAGGATCCGGTAGGTCTCGAAGTAGGTGGCATCCATGCAGATGGGCAACGCCATGTTGCCGATCCGTGTCGTGTGAACGACCAGTTCGGCGCCCCTGGCCAGGCCCCAATCCTGTTCCATCGCGAGCAGGTGGCACTTGCGGTGCCGGCCGATCTCCCGTCCGTCGGGGCCGAACAAGAACGCGGTGTTGAACACTCGGCCTTCGCGCGGCACAAGCGCGCTCCCGGCCACGACGTGCGCGCGCGTCAGACGTGCGACCTCGGAGAACGCGGCAGTTACGACCCGCTCCACGTACGGGCCGACCAGAGTCAGCACGTCCGCGGCCCGGGCGTCCGCACCGGCCATCTCGCGTACGGTCTCGTCCAGGGTTTGCGATGTGGCCGCCTCTGCCATCCCCGGGAGCATCCCGAGCAACGCGGAGCCGGCATCCTCCGGGAAGACGATCAACTGGGCCTCCTGTTCTGCAGCGCGCCGCACGAGGTGTGCAATGTGGACGACGAACGCCTCGGGACCGCACAGGGCGAGTTCCATCTGGATGGCCGCAACGCGCACCGTGCCCCCGTCGTGCTCGCGCACCCTCGGCAGCCGTTGACGCCGTACGAGGGAGCGGATGCGTTCGGGTCGCGACGACCGCCATAGCATGGCGCGCAAGAGTTCGCGGCGCAACCGTCCGATCCACGGACCCCTCGGGCGGTGCGCAGGGCCCGGACGCGGCTCAACAACGGACGGCGGCGGCGCCGGTGCATGCGGCGTGCGCGACGCCGCCGGGCCGAAATACACGGCCGGCAGGTAGCGTTCGTACAGCGGCAGGTTGAACTGGGCGAAGATGTCGAACCGCGCGATCGCCTCAGACAGCCGCTGACAGTCCAGCTCCGCCGTCACGAGCTCGACGCCCGGATCGGCCCGGGCCCACCAGCCGCTCTCGTCGGGTGTGCCCTCGCAAGGCGCGCACACCGCCGGCCGGGAGACGTACGTCACCCCCAGCAGGGTGCCGTGCAACCCGCACTCGACGCCGAACGTCTGGTTCTGCTGCACCTGCTGCCACAGACCCCGAACCTGGTGCGCCGGGGGATAGGGCGCGGGTACGGCCACCGGCGCGAGCACCACCGCCGCGCCGCGCAGTGCGAGGATGCGGAAGGCTTCGGGGACCCACAGGTCGGTGTGGACGAGGACCCCCAGGTTGCCCAGCGGTGTCGGAAAGACCCGCAGGTCGTCGTCTCCGACCAGGCCGAGCGCGCGTTCCTGGTGCGTCAGGTGGGTCTGGGCCTGCTCGCCCACCACCTCGCCCCGCGGCCCGATGAGCCACGCCTCGTGCCGAAGTCCGACGGGCGACGAGACGAGCACCGTCCCGGCCAGCAGGTGGCAGCGGCAGCGCCGTGCGAGGCCGCACAGCGCAAGACGCAGCTTCCCCGGGAGGTCAGGTTGAGCCCGGGCCGCTGCGCGGACGGCCTGCCAGGTGCGGACGCCCGTGGCCGCGGCCAGCGCCGCAGTACCGACGTGCGCGGGCAGGACGACCAGGTCTGCGCGCTCCGCCGCCCCGCGCACGGCGCGGGCCACCCACTCGTACCAGTGCTCAAGCCCATCGAGATCGCCCACCACCGGTGACGCCAAGCCGACGCGCACACGGATCGGCCGGCTCATCCCACCGGCGACCGCATCGTGTCGGGGAGGAGGACGGCGACGACTTCGCCACGCGCGGTCGGCGTGCTGTCCGCCGACACCGTCACCTCCACGGTGACCTTGCGCTGGGCAACGTCCTTGGCGCGGCCGCGAATCCGCAGCGGTACGCCCAGAGGCGTCGGCCGCAGGTAGTCGACGCGCAGCGAAGCGGTGACGAACCGCGGCGCGCGTCCGCCGGCGGCGCGTTCGTAGGCGTGGGCGGCGGTGGCCATCGCGTGGCAATCGATCAGGGAAGCAATGAGGCCACCGTAGACGAACCCCGGCACGGCCACGTGGTGCGCGCCCGGCACGAATGTGGCCACGACCTCCTCGCCCTCTGCGTAGCTCTTGAGCCCGAGGCCGTGCTCGTTCAGGCGGCCACAGCCGTAGCAGTGGCTGAACTCGTCCGGATAGCGATCCTGGATGGCCGGCCGATCGCGTGCCTCAGACATCGGGAAGCACAGCCTTGAAGATCGGTAGGATCCCCATGTGGTGCACGTCCGGGCGGTCGTCTCCTTCCAGCAGCAGGGCGGCCCGCGTGGTCACCTCGCCCCCGGCCATCCGGACCAGCTCCTCCATGGCCTGCAGCGTCTCGCCGGTGCTGACGACGTCGTCGACGATGCCCACCCGCCGGCCTCGCACTTTCATCGCGTCGCGACCGTCCATGTACAGCTCCTGTTCGGTCTTCGCGGTGATGGGCTTGTAGCGGACCACCAGCGGCGAGAGCATGAACGGCCGGATCTCCTTCCGACACACCACGTACGGTCGCAGGCCCAGGTACGTGGCGATGGCATGCGTCAGGGGAATCCCCTTCGTCTCGGTGGTCACAAACATCTCGCACCCGTCGAGTCGCTGTGCAAGGGCCCGCGCTGCCCGGTCGATGACCTCGGTGTCGCCCAGGCTGAAGTAGTAAGCGATCCAGGTGTCGGGGGACACCTGGATGAGCGGCAGGCTCCGCACTGTGCCGGCGATCTCCAGCTCGTAGGTCAGCTGGCCGGTGAACGGCAGGACATGTCCCATCGAACACCTCAGTACAATGGCGTTGGCCGGGCGGCGTCCACCCAACCAGATGTACACCGACTTGGCCGGGAAGGCAACGACGGCCTTTAGTGTCGGAAGTGGCGCACCCCCGTGAGGACCATCGCGCACCCTGCCCGCTCGGCGGCGGCGATCACCTCCGCGTCGCGCACCGATCCGCCGGGCTGCACGATCCCCACCACCCCGGAGCGCACCGCCTCCTCCACCCCGTCGGGGAACGGAAAGAAGCCATCCGAGGCGAGCACGGCGCCGCGCGCCCGTTCACCCGC encodes the following:
- a CDS encoding nitrilase-related carbon-nitrogen hydrolase, whose amino-acid sequence is MSRPIRVRVGLASPVVGDLDGLEHWYEWVARAVRGAAERADLVVLPAHVGTAALAAATGVRTWQAVRAAARAQPDLPGKLRLALCGLARRCRCHLLAGTVLVSSPVGLRHEAWLIGPRGEVVGEQAQTHLTHQERALGLVGDDDLRVFPTPLGNLGVLVHTDLWVPEAFRILALRGAAVVLAPVAVPAPYPPAHQVRGLWQQVQQNQTFGVECGLHGTLLGVTYVSRPAVCAPCEGTPDESGWWARADPGVELVTAELDCQRLSEAIARFDIFAQFNLPLYERYLPAVYFGPAASRTPHAPAPPPSVVEPRPGPAHRPRGPWIGRLRRELLRAMLWRSSRPERIRSLVRRQRLPRVREHDGGTVRVAAIQMELALCGPEAFVVHIAHLVRRAAEQEAQLIVFPEDAGSALLGMLPGMAEAATSQTLDETVREMAGADARAADVLTLVGPYVERVVTAAFSEVARLTRAHVVAGSALVPREGRVFNTAFLFGPDGREIGRHRKCHLLAMEQDWGLARGAELVVHTTRIGNMALPICMDATYFETYRILALQGAEIVCVPTADPQPYNPWKARRGPWPRTQESWVYTVHACLVGRVFGMPLTGRSALFAPLECTPDGSGVVAEAVTHDREEVVVGALDLDALRRLRRRAPPAELLRPDLYARVFPGLYREWARRNPHRYAAADR
- a CDS encoding PaaI family thioesterase, with translation MSEARDRPAIQDRYPDEFSHCYGCGRLNEHGLGLKSYAEGEEVVATFVPGAHHVAVPGFVYGGLIASLIDCHAMATAAHAYERAAGGRAPRFVTASLRVDYLRPTPLGVPLRIRGRAKDVAQRKVTVEVTVSADSTPTARGEVVAVLLPDTMRSPVG
- a CDS encoding DUF92 domain-containing protein, which gives rise to MGTAWVAAFVLAAAFSLAARRAGALSASGAAAAAAVGTLVAASGRVSWAAVLLFFFLSASALTALPGGRSRDAGGRNARQVVANGGVAAVAAVLHLAGVPWAAGAFCGALGAACADTWATEVGVRYGGPPRRLFGGSASVGDSGAVSAVGTAAGVAGAVAVGFLAAAFEMAPLGAVALAGVSGMLADSALGATAQATFRCPSCAAQGEARRCGCGQQRVACAGIRWVDNDAVNLAATSCGGLVAVLLS
- a CDS encoding phosphoribosyltransferase family protein, producing MGHVLPFTGQLTYELEIAGTVRSLPLIQVSPDTWIAYYFSLGDTEVIDRAARALAQRLDGCEMFVTTETKGIPLTHAIATYLGLRPYVVCRKEIRPFMLSPLVVRYKPITAKTEQELYMDGRDAMKVRGRRVGIVDDVVSTGETLQAMEELVRMAGGEVTTRAALLLEGDDRPDVHHMGILPIFKAVLPDV